GATAACAAACACTTCATCTAATAATAATTTATATCTTCCTTACAAATAAAAGAATATCATATGTTGCAAAATGTAAATCTATTACTTTATATGTAAACATACATAATAAAAAATCATTAATACCAATTTATTTTAATATATGGTTATTCTATTTCCACTCTCTCATTCTCTTTACCATACAAAAAAGGGGACTGACCCCATAACGTGAGACACATCAAAATACCTTCAAGAGAATCAAGCCATGTCGTAAGATATGGAGATAACCTTGGAGGTGTTTTTACGTTGGCAACGAGAGTGAGTTATCCCTTAGAAATAAAGATGAAAGCGATTGAAATGAGATTGGCAAGAGTTCCGGTAAGAGAGGTTATGGAGCAACTGGGAATACGGAATAAGACACAGCTAGAAACATGGATGAGGTGGTATCGAAAAGGCGAAGTGCATCGTCTGGAGCAGCCTGTAGGTAAACAATACAGCTACAGAAAAGGTCCGGAACACTCTTCGGAGCTTGAAAAAGTAAAAGCGGAGAATCGATTCCTGAAGCAGCAATTGGACCTGCTAAAAAAGTACAAGGAACTGGAAAAGAGGTGGAACCAGAAGTCGCCGTGGCCTGGATCGAATCCATTCGAGACGAAGTGACGGTGTCTGAGGCTTGTACATGGCTCGGGATCGCAAGAGCGACCTACTACCGCTGGAAAGCAACTATGGAGACAAAGCGCACAGATGCTACGGTGGAGAAAATCCGAGAGCTTTGCATCCAT
The Paenibacillus peoriae DNA segment above includes these coding regions:
- a CDS encoding helix-turn-helix domain-containing protein, which translates into the protein MATRVSYPLEIKMKAIEMRLARVPVREVMEQLGIRNKTQLETWMRWYRKGEVHRLEQPVGKQYSYRKGPEHSSELEKVKAENRFLKQQLDLLKKYKELEKRWNQKSPWPGSNPFETK